From the genome of Streptomyces spinoverrucosus:
CGCCGATGCCGTCCGGTGAGGACGGCACGCCCGGCCAGTACTTCAAGCCGTCGATGTTCATGGGCATCGCCGCCAACTCCGAACATCCCCGGGAGGCCGCCCGGCTGATCGACTTCATGCTCAACGACCCGGGCGCCGCACGCGTCCTCGGCGCCACGCGCAGCATGCCGGTCAACGAGACCCTGCGCGAGGAGATCGCCCCCGACCTCAAGGACTTCGACAAGGTCATCCACGACTACCACGCCACCGTCGAGGGCGAGCTCAACGATCCGCCACAGGCACCGCCGTCCGGGGACAGCGCCCTGCAGACGACGTTCCAGCGGGACTACGACCAGGTCTCGTACGAGCGGATGTCGCCCCGCGAGGCGGCCGAGAACTACATCACCGAGGCGAAGGCGGAGCTGAGGTCATGACCACAACGGAAGTGCCGACGGCCGCACCCGCGAAGGGCGTCGCCCCGCCCAGCAGGCCCGCGCGCCGCCGCCGCGAGGGCGCCGCCTGGGTGTTCCTGTCCCCCTGGGTGCTCGGCGCGTGCGTGCTGACCCTGCTGCCGATGGCCGTCTCGCTGTACCTGTCGTTCACCGACTACGACCTGTTCAACCCGCCGAGCTGGGTCGGCCTGCGCAACTACACGCAGATGTTCACCGAGGACCCGCGCTACTGGCGTTCGGTGGTCGCGACGCTGACGTACGTCGTCATCGCCGTCCCCCTGCAACTCGCGCTCGCCCTGGCCGTGGCGCTGGCGCTGAAGTCGATGCGGCGCGGCCGGGCCTTCTACCGCTCCGCCTTCTACGCGCCCTCGCTGCTGGGCGCCTCGATGTCGATCGCCCTGGTCTGGCGGGCGGTCTTCAACGACGGCGGCACGGTGGACAACCTGTTCGGCACCGGCGGCTGGGTCAACAAGCCGGGCTGGGCGCTGTTCGCGGTCGCGCTGCTGACGGTGTGGCAGTTCGGCGCGCCGATGGTCATCTTCCTCGCCGGGCTGCTCCAGATACCCGGTGAGTTGTACGAGGCCGCCGCCGTCGACGGGGCGAGCCGGTGGCGGCAGTTCGCGCACATCACGATCCCCATGCTGTCGCCGGTGCTCTTCTTCAACCTCGTGTTGCAGACCATCCAGGCCTTCCAGGTCTTCACTCCGGCCTTCGCGGTCAGCGCGGGCAAGGGTGGTCCGGCCGACTCGACGCTCTTCTACACGCTCTACCTCTACGATCGCGGCTTCGTCGCCTCCCACATGGGCTACGCCTCCGCCATGGCCTGGGTGCTGCTGATCGTGATCGGCGCGGTGACCGCCGTGCTGTTCCGCACCTCACGCTCCTGGGTCTTCTACGCCTCCGAGGGGGACCGATGACTACGGCGACTCCCGCTGTCCGCAAGGCCGTTCCCTGGCGGCGCGTGGCGCTGCACGTCGGCTGTCTGGCCGCGCTGCTGGTGATGCTGTACCCGCTGGCCTGGCTGCTGGCGACCTCGCTCAAGCCCGCCGACGAGGTGATCGCCAGCCTGAGGCTGCTGCCGAGCCGTCTGGAGTGGTCGAACTACTCCACGGCCCTGGACGGCGTCAACGACGTCTCGGTGGGCCGGCTGCTCACCAACTCGCTGCTGATCGCGGGCGGCGCGGTCATCGGCAACGTGCTGTCCTGCTCGCTGGCCGCGTACGCCTTCGCTCGGCTGCGGTTCCGATTCCGGGGCCCGCTGTTCGCCTTCATGATCGCCACGATCATGCTGCCGCACCACGCGGTGCTGATCCCGCAGTACATCATCTTCAACCAGCTCGGCATGGTGAACACCTACTGGCCGCTGATCCTGCCCAAGTTCCTGGCCACGGAGGCGTTCTTCGTCTTCCTCATCGTGCAGTTCATGCGCGGGCTGCCACGCGAACTGGAGGAGGCGGCGCGCATCGACGGCTGCGGCCCGTTCCGCAGCTTCTTCCTGGTGATCCTGCCGCTGACCCGCCCCGCGCTGATCACCACGGCCATCTTCACCTTCATCTGGACCTGGAACGACTTCTTCACCCAGCTGA
Proteins encoded in this window:
- a CDS encoding carbohydrate ABC transporter permease, whose protein sequence is MTTTEVPTAAPAKGVAPPSRPARRRREGAAWVFLSPWVLGACVLTLLPMAVSLYLSFTDYDLFNPPSWVGLRNYTQMFTEDPRYWRSVVATLTYVVIAVPLQLALALAVALALKSMRRGRAFYRSAFYAPSLLGASMSIALVWRAVFNDGGTVDNLFGTGGWVNKPGWALFAVALLTVWQFGAPMVIFLAGLLQIPGELYEAAAVDGASRWRQFAHITIPMLSPVLFFNLVLQTIQAFQVFTPAFAVSAGKGGPADSTLFYTLYLYDRGFVASHMGYASAMAWVLLIVIGAVTAVLFRTSRSWVFYASEGDR
- a CDS encoding carbohydrate ABC transporter permease codes for the protein MTTATPAVRKAVPWRRVALHVGCLAALLVMLYPLAWLLATSLKPADEVIASLRLLPSRLEWSNYSTALDGVNDVSVGRLLTNSLLIAGGAVIGNVLSCSLAAYAFARLRFRFRGPLFAFMIATIMLPHHAVLIPQYIIFNQLGMVNTYWPLILPKFLATEAFFVFLIVQFMRGLPRELEEAARIDGCGPFRSFFLVILPLTRPALITTAIFTFIWTWNDFFTQLIYLFSPEKFTLTLALRAFVDASSQSSFGPMFAMSVIALLPIVLFFLAFQRFLVEGMASSGVKG